In Marivirga salinae, a single window of DNA contains:
- a CDS encoding S41 family peptidase: MKSTHFIILLLIFFGFSSCERLFIKEEPEPENAAIFDHLWETVDEKYSFFADKNIDWDSTRDVFRPKAVNAKNSIELFNVLADMLFILEDGHVNISAGIDLSRNWDWFLKYPSNFNFDVIERNYLIPSEDYQISGPLHNTIIDSVGYMYYESFSDNVSTSLMDYLVFKFLINEQAGSFQINSLDGPVAGLIIDVRNNGGGSISNAFTIANRFAGEKIKVADWFYKTGPGHDEFSQAEEKFLEFDGDEEYKFNKPIVVLINRSSYSSANFFASMMSFLPNVTLIGDQTGGGGGLPINNELPNGWRYRFSSTRTLDANGNNIEFGVKPDIEVALDSTDFIDGKDRMIEEAISFIKNQ; this comes from the coding sequence ATGAAATCAACTCATTTTATCATATTGCTCCTTATATTTTTTGGATTTTCTTCTTGCGAACGGCTTTTCATCAAAGAAGAGCCTGAACCCGAAAATGCGGCAATTTTTGATCATTTATGGGAAACAGTAGATGAGAAATATTCATTTTTTGCTGATAAAAATATTGATTGGGATTCAACTAGAGATGTTTTCAGACCTAAGGCCGTTAATGCAAAAAACAGCATTGAGTTGTTTAATGTATTAGCGGATATGCTTTTTATTCTGGAAGATGGTCATGTCAATATATCTGCAGGAATCGATTTATCCCGAAATTGGGACTGGTTTTTAAAATACCCTTCGAATTTCAATTTTGATGTGATTGAAAGAAATTACCTCATTCCAAGTGAAGATTATCAGATTTCGGGTCCACTTCATAATACTATAATAGACTCAGTTGGCTATATGTATTATGAAAGCTTTTCAGACAATGTAAGTACTTCCTTAATGGATTATTTAGTATTCAAATTTTTGATTAATGAGCAAGCAGGAAGTTTTCAAATCAATAGTTTAGATGGGCCTGTTGCTGGCTTAATAATAGATGTAAGAAATAATGGTGGAGGAAGTATCAGTAATGCCTTCACAATTGCCAATCGATTTGCAGGTGAGAAAATTAAAGTTGCCGATTGGTTTTATAAAACTGGCCCAGGTCATGATGAATTTTCACAAGCTGAGGAAAAATTTCTTGAATTTGATGGGGATGAAGAATATAAATTTAATAAACCCATAGTAGTACTCATCAACAGAAGCAGTTACAGCTCAGCAAATTTCTTTGCAAGTATGATGAGCTTTTTACCGAATGTTACCTTAATAGGTGACCAAACAGGCGGTGGTGGCGGGCTTCCTATAAACAACGAACTTCCAAATGGATGGCGCTACAGATTTTCCTCCACCAGAACGCTTGATGCAAATGGAAATAATATTGAATTTGGAGTAAAACCTGATATTGAAGTAGCGCTAGATTCTACAGACTTTATTGACGGAAAAGACAGAATGATTGAAGAAGCAATCAGTTTTATTAAAAACCAATAA
- a CDS encoding RluA family pseudouridine synthase, whose product MQNSYFINFKSDISNYELPNKFTFPFSYEPHPLTELAANELQEILRTVKIKNEISGKMYGILVVQNKAGQLGYLVSFSGQEYAGKAPVNFVPPIYNRMEMEGFYKKGEEELVKINRKIKMLEEDQNFNSLMQELKKQTKISNLELKSEQEKKQAAKAIRKEKREEGMVNLSPSAFDKLDEQLRKESIAKDLVYKKFYKEWKKKIASIQSKVAVYESQIQQLKKERKQKSNKLQKQIFDQYQFLNVYGKRKGVEEIFEPIGYPPSGAGDCALPKLLQYAFLQEYKPLAMGEFWWGKAPKSELRKEGRFYPACSGKCKPILGHMLKGLKLEDDPLLQYTAEDKVIETLYEDEQIAVIVKPAGLLSIPSKEIKDSVLIRMQNKYPKATGPLLAHRLDKLTSGIMLISKDLESHKFLQKQFMDKTIHKRYCALLEGKLKQKEGEVNLPLAVDEDNRPMQKVDFEKGRKALTKWNLISQNKEKSMVTFIPVSGRTHQLRVHSAHPEGLDAPIVGDTLYGNKSERLMLHAEYIQFRHPKNQEIMRFENKAPFGL is encoded by the coding sequence ATGCAGAATTCTTATTTCATAAACTTCAAATCAGACATCTCAAATTATGAGTTACCTAATAAATTTACTTTCCCTTTTTCTTATGAACCACATCCGCTTACTGAATTAGCAGCTAATGAATTGCAAGAAATCTTAAGAACTGTAAAAATTAAAAATGAAATCAGCGGTAAGATGTATGGCATTTTAGTGGTACAAAATAAAGCTGGACAGCTAGGCTATTTGGTTTCTTTTTCTGGGCAAGAATATGCTGGGAAAGCTCCTGTAAATTTTGTTCCTCCTATTTATAATAGAATGGAAATGGAAGGTTTCTATAAAAAAGGAGAGGAGGAATTGGTGAAGATTAACCGAAAAATCAAGATGCTTGAGGAAGATCAAAATTTCAACAGCTTGATGCAAGAGCTAAAAAAGCAAACTAAAATCTCTAATTTGGAATTAAAATCAGAGCAAGAAAAGAAGCAAGCTGCAAAAGCCATAAGAAAGGAAAAGCGTGAAGAGGGAATGGTGAATTTAAGTCCTAGTGCTTTTGATAAGTTGGATGAACAGCTCAGAAAAGAGAGCATTGCTAAAGATCTGGTATATAAGAAATTTTATAAAGAATGGAAAAAGAAAATAGCTTCCATTCAATCGAAAGTAGCCGTTTATGAATCTCAAATCCAGCAATTAAAAAAGGAGAGAAAGCAAAAATCCAATAAACTTCAAAAGCAGATTTTTGACCAATATCAGTTCTTAAATGTTTATGGAAAGAGAAAAGGAGTGGAGGAAATTTTTGAACCAATAGGCTATCCTCCATCTGGAGCAGGAGATTGTGCATTGCCCAAATTATTGCAATATGCCTTTCTCCAAGAATACAAACCTTTGGCAATGGGTGAATTCTGGTGGGGAAAGGCCCCTAAGTCTGAATTAAGAAAGGAGGGTAGATTTTATCCTGCTTGCAGCGGAAAATGTAAACCTATTTTAGGACATATGTTAAAAGGCTTAAAGCTCGAAGATGACCCATTATTGCAATATACGGCTGAAGACAAGGTAATCGAAACACTTTATGAAGATGAACAAATTGCAGTTATAGTGAAGCCTGCTGGTTTATTAAGCATTCCTTCTAAAGAAATAAAAGATTCTGTATTAATTCGGATGCAGAATAAATATCCGAAAGCTACGGGGCCGCTTTTAGCGCACAGATTGGATAAACTGACTTCCGGAATTATGCTCATAAGTAAAGATTTGGAAAGTCATAAATTTTTGCAAAAGCAGTTTATGGATAAAACAATCCATAAGAGATATTGCGCATTGTTGGAAGGGAAATTGAAGCAAAAAGAAGGAGAAGTGAACTTGCCACTTGCTGTGGATGAAGATAATCGCCCTATGCAAAAAGTGGATTTTGAAAAGGGAAGAAAAGCTTTAACCAAATGGAATTTAATAAGCCAGAATAAAGAGAAAAGTATGGTGACTTTCATTCCTGTAAGCGGAAGAACCCACCAGTTAAGAGTTCATTCCGCACATCCAGAGGGTTTAGATGCACCTATTGTTGGTGATACGCTTTATGGAAATAAGTCAGAAAGGTTGATGTTACACGCAGAATATATTCAATTCCGACATCCTAAAAATCAGGAAATAATGAGATTTGAAAATAAGGCACCATTTGGTTTATAA
- a CDS encoding PKD domain-containing protein encodes MKKILTLTICIIIIGFNTANAQVFKKFDPVICPVDHNSYDTSVPPPEKFKAFNARGVKQNTADIIVNYNGFDDNEEAKIAYQYAVDIWASLIKSPVQIVVNANFRELGQGVLGSAGPTNFVRDFPGAVKSNTFYPIALAEKIAGYNLNTPGDADINSNFNSDFDFYFGLDADPPSGQYDFVSIVLHELGHGLGFTGATSFENGIGNWALNSNDDASIYTNFVELGDGTLITDIPSGTSEAGNAFTSNDLFFNGPISVSSLGVTPQLYAPSNWNGGSSYSHLDEAEYPAGDDNSLMSPQFGSGEAIHDPGISLDIFADMGWVHTYLNHENTNNVTNNLTDAFEINLSVSSDTGYNELNPVLVYSTDNFENSITVEMTSAGDNVNYTAEIPNPGVEANIKYYFEGVEDKAGRIYTAPSNAPNKFYEINILNFTTKTLPYELANGGDFESNENDFRSIILTGNENLWEYGQPGNVLNQTTSGDNVWKTKLSENIGPLNSSLSSALISPIFDFSDDTKNHELSFKFLMENAFTEANGLFSSGPFGLQVQFSLNEGQSWEILGEANDQRGTNWYNVEESSPSVFPIEENAGWIQQTIEVIDGDTTFIPTEARYNVSFLSGNDKVNFRFVFFVAQDYVAAGYEADGVLIDDFEITTSSPTADFVSSSEGLTYPGDEVNFEYISKGATAFEWNFGDGNTSTLENPSHIYTEGGTYDVSLTITSPDGTDTKIKEKLIKVVPSRQIPYTLEDGGNLEGENQDFSILNISGSGFSLGSSSIEGKAGTASGENAFVTAINDELYVDDSEAYVYTPEFEFTGIGNYEFSFETNYQFEDNWDGFIVEYTIDRGENWVKLNDEQEEGWYNQISDPLSVFGSEVPIFSGNTANEFEKKYTDVSFLGGEGKVSFRIKFLTDAATVDVGMAIDNIELSGPEAGPAIPDFIADIQSGCEGTVVTFRNESIGTIKDLEWNFGEGAEPQTASGLGPHEVVYNSEGNYNVSLTAEDFVGTSITEEKEAFISIGASHTPSITAGERSEDFTVLLTATEGQAYQWYMDGDTIPNATEQTYLAVEDAQYSVAVIINNCLGFSDGNNIITSNDSPLARSFSVFPNPLKNSKELNISFENEYIGDYSVEVYSLKGSKILSKKFNKLGIQEAKEMNLNNAIEGLYLVRVTTGNQSTQIKVLIE; translated from the coding sequence ACAAGGTGTTTTAGGGTCAGCAGGCCCTACAAATTTTGTTCGTGATTTTCCTGGTGCTGTAAAAAGCAATACTTTTTACCCTATAGCCTTAGCTGAAAAAATAGCAGGTTACAATCTTAATACTCCTGGTGATGCTGACATTAATTCCAATTTCAATAGTGACTTTGATTTTTATTTTGGTCTTGATGCAGACCCTCCATCTGGTCAGTATGATTTTGTTTCAATAGTGCTTCATGAATTAGGTCATGGATTAGGCTTTACTGGTGCAACTTCTTTTGAAAATGGTATTGGAAACTGGGCTTTAAATTCTAATGATGATGCTTCTATCTATACTAATTTTGTTGAGCTTGGAGACGGTACTTTGATTACAGATATTCCAAGTGGAACTTCTGAAGCCGGTAATGCTTTTACTAGTAATGATTTATTTTTTAATGGACCAATATCAGTTTCTTCACTAGGTGTTACTCCTCAGCTTTATGCACCTTCAAATTGGAACGGAGGTTCTAGCTATTCCCATTTAGATGAAGCCGAATATCCAGCAGGTGACGACAACTCTTTAATGTCTCCTCAGTTTGGTTCTGGTGAGGCAATTCATGACCCTGGTATATCATTAGACATTTTTGCTGATATGGGATGGGTTCATACTTATCTTAATCATGAAAACACAAACAATGTTACCAATAATCTAACAGATGCTTTCGAAATCAATTTATCCGTTTCTAGTGATACAGGCTATAATGAATTAAATCCCGTATTGGTTTATTCAACAGATAATTTTGAAAATAGTATAACAGTTGAAATGACCAGTGCAGGTGATAATGTAAACTATACTGCCGAGATCCCTAACCCAGGTGTTGAAGCAAATATCAAATATTACTTTGAGGGAGTTGAAGACAAGGCAGGGAGAATTTACACCGCCCCCTCAAATGCTCCGAATAAGTTTTATGAAATCAACATTCTGAATTTTACTACCAAAACTCTTCCTTATGAACTTGCAAATGGTGGCGACTTTGAAAGTAATGAAAATGACTTTCGTTCTATAATCCTTACAGGCAATGAAAATTTATGGGAGTACGGTCAACCTGGAAACGTATTGAATCAGACTACTTCTGGCGATAATGTCTGGAAAACTAAATTATCTGAAAATATTGGCCCACTTAATTCAAGCCTTAGTAGTGCATTAATTTCTCCAATCTTCGATTTCTCTGATGATACTAAAAATCATGAATTATCCTTTAAATTTTTAATGGAAAATGCATTCACTGAAGCAAACGGATTGTTTTCTTCCGGTCCATTTGGATTACAAGTTCAATTTAGCCTAAACGAGGGTCAATCTTGGGAAATATTAGGTGAGGCGAATGATCAAAGAGGAACCAATTGGTATAATGTAGAAGAATCAAGTCCTTCTGTTTTTCCTATAGAAGAAAATGCAGGGTGGATTCAGCAAACAATTGAAGTAATAGATGGGGACACAACATTTATTCCTACAGAAGCCAGGTATAATGTTAGTTTCCTTAGTGGAAATGATAAAGTGAATTTCAGGTTCGTTTTCTTCGTTGCTCAAGACTATGTTGCTGCAGGTTATGAAGCTGATGGTGTACTTATTGACGATTTTGAAATCACAACAAGTAGTCCTACAGCAGATTTTGTTTCTTCATCTGAAGGCTTAACATATCCTGGCGATGAGGTAAATTTTGAATATATATCAAAAGGTGCAACTGCTTTTGAATGGAACTTTGGAGATGGAAATACATCAACTTTAGAAAATCCATCACATATTTACACAGAAGGTGGTACGTATGATGTTTCATTAACGATTACAAGTCCTGATGGTACTGATACTAAAATCAAAGAAAAATTAATTAAAGTGGTACCAAGCAGACAAATTCCATACACTCTTGAAGATGGCGGGAATTTAGAAGGAGAGAATCAAGATTTTAGTATTCTTAATATTTCTGGAAGCGGATTCAGCCTAGGATCAAGTTCGATAGAAGGTAAAGCTGGAACAGCAAGTGGTGAAAATGCATTTGTGACTGCCATAAATGATGAGTTATATGTTGATGACTCTGAGGCTTATGTTTATACACCAGAATTTGAATTTACTGGTATTGGAAACTATGAATTTTCTTTTGAAACCAATTATCAATTTGAAGACAACTGGGATGGATTTATTGTTGAATACACAATAGACCGTGGAGAAAATTGGGTGAAACTAAATGATGAACAAGAAGAAGGTTGGTATAACCAAATAAGTGATCCACTTTCTGTTTTTGGTAGTGAAGTCCCTATTTTTAGTGGTAATACTGCTAACGAATTTGAAAAAAAATATACAGACGTTTCATTTCTGGGAGGTGAGGGTAAAGTAAGTTTCAGGATTAAATTCTTAACGGATGCTGCAACAGTAGATGTAGGTATGGCAATTGATAATATTGAATTATCAGGCCCCGAAGCTGGTCCAGCGATACCAGACTTTATTGCTGATATCCAGTCAGGTTGTGAAGGTACGGTTGTTACATTTAGAAATGAATCTATCGGTACAATTAAAGATTTAGAATGGAATTTTGGAGAAGGTGCAGAACCTCAAACTGCTAGTGGTTTAGGTCCTCATGAAGTAGTTTATAATTCTGAAGGGAATTACAATGTTAGCCTTACGGCAGAAGATTTTGTTGGCACTTCCATTACGGAAGAAAAAGAAGCTTTTATTTCAATTGGTGCTAGCCATACTCCTTCTATCACTGCTGGGGAAAGAAGCGAAGATTTTACAGTTTTATTAACGGCAACCGAAGGTCAAGCTTACCAATGGTATATGGATGGAGATACTATCCCTAATGCAACTGAACAAACTTACTTAGCGGTGGAGGATGCACAATATTCTGTAGCGGTAATAATTAATAACTGTTTAGGGTTTTCTGATGGTAATAATATCATTACTTCAAATGATTCTCCATTAGCAAGAAGCTTTTCTGTGTTTCCTAATCCTCTTAAAAATAGCAAGGAATTAAATATCTCTTTTGAAAATGAGTATATCGGTGACTATAGCGTAGAAGTTTATAGCTTAAAAGGTAGTAAGATTTTATCTAAGAAATTTAATAAACTCGGAATTCAAGAAGCTAAAGAAATGAACTTAAATAATGCTATTGAAGGCCTTTATTTAGTAAGAGTTACTACAGGAAATCAAAGTACTCAAATAAAAGTTCTAATCGAGTAA
- a CDS encoding SDR family NAD(P)-dependent oxidoreductase, translating into MKNKRVVITGGSGAIGRALAKELLVRGASVLITDLREEDLKNAKEELGSDKLYTFKADVSQEKEVAKYVAFAKEKLGGIDIFYNNAGVEGKVAPLDEYLLDTFDQVINVNIKGVYYGLRHVFPVMKENKDGGSIIITSSVAGMMGTPNILPYVTSKHAVIGMMKSAALEGAPHNIRVNTVNPSPVDNRMMRSLEEGFAPGAGAEAKKGFEQSIPLQRYASNEDVAKLMLFLGSDDSSFITGTVNPVDGGMTA; encoded by the coding sequence ATGAAAAATAAAAGAGTAGTAATAACAGGAGGAAGCGGGGCAATTGGAAGAGCGCTTGCCAAGGAATTATTGGTTAGAGGAGCTTCAGTATTGATTACGGATTTAAGAGAAGAGGATTTGAAAAATGCCAAAGAGGAATTAGGTTCTGACAAGCTGTATACTTTCAAAGCCGATGTAAGCCAAGAAAAAGAGGTCGCTAAATATGTGGCTTTTGCTAAAGAAAAATTGGGAGGTATAGACATTTTCTATAATAATGCAGGAGTAGAAGGTAAAGTAGCTCCATTAGATGAATATCTTTTGGATACATTTGACCAAGTAATAAATGTAAATATAAAAGGCGTTTACTATGGTTTGAGACATGTATTTCCAGTAATGAAAGAAAATAAAGATGGTGGAAGTATCATCATCACTTCATCAGTAGCAGGTATGATGGGCACACCCAATATATTGCCATATGTAACCAGCAAACATGCCGTGATCGGGATGATGAAATCGGCCGCATTGGAAGGAGCACCGCATAACATTAGAGTGAATACTGTTAACCCATCACCTGTTGATAATCGGATGATGCGTTCGTTGGAAGAAGGCTTTGCACCAGGAGCAGGAGCTGAAGCTAAAAAGGGTTTTGAGCAGAGTATTCCGTTGCAGCGCTATGCAAGCAATGAAGATGTGGCAAAACTCATGTTATTTTTAGGGAGCGATGATAGTAGTTTTATCACTGGAACAGTCAACCCTGTTGATGGTGGAATGACTGCTTGA
- the lysA gene encoding diaminopimelate decarboxylase, with protein MYISVENTVLTSLAKKYGTPLYVYDADKIASQIKRLNDAFSGINLKLKYATKALSNVSVLKWMKKHGTGLDVVSIQEAYLGLKAGFDPKDILYTPNCVSIDEIIEAVDLGLMINIDNISILEQFGHRYHDTVPVCIRLNPHIMAGGNSKISTGHIDSKFGISILQMRHLLRVIDNYNINVIGLHIHTGSDILDSEVFLRGTEIIFEAAEDFPDIDFIDFGSGFKVAYKEGDVTTDIEELGKEVSKRFKEFCKKRGKDLELWFEPGKFLVSEAGYFLSKVNVIKTTPATVFVGLDTGMNHLLRPMMYDAYHHIENISNPSDTQRVYTVVGYICETDTFGTDRRLSEVRKGDIIAIKNAGAYGFSMASNYNSRYRPAEVMVHNGKDQLIRKRESLDDLLKNQVIVDFE; from the coding sequence ATTTATATATCAGTGGAGAATACAGTTTTAACATCACTCGCCAAAAAATATGGCACCCCATTATATGTTTATGATGCTGATAAAATAGCATCACAAATCAAAAGATTGAACGATGCCTTTTCTGGCATTAATCTTAAGCTAAAATATGCTACCAAGGCATTGAGTAATGTTTCTGTATTAAAATGGATGAAAAAACATGGCACTGGATTGGATGTAGTTTCTATTCAAGAAGCCTATTTAGGATTAAAGGCTGGATTTGATCCCAAGGATATTTTATATACTCCAAATTGTGTTTCCATTGATGAAATTATAGAAGCTGTTGATCTAGGATTGATGATTAACATTGATAATATTTCCATTTTAGAGCAATTTGGTCATCGTTACCATGATACTGTCCCAGTGTGTATTCGATTAAATCCTCACATCATGGCGGGAGGTAATTCCAAAATTTCAACCGGTCATATTGACTCAAAATTTGGAATTTCCATTTTGCAGATGCGTCATTTACTAAGGGTGATTGATAATTATAATATCAATGTGATTGGCTTACATATCCACACTGGATCCGATATCTTAGATTCAGAAGTATTTTTAAGGGGAACGGAAATCATTTTTGAAGCAGCTGAAGATTTTCCAGATATCGATTTTATTGATTTTGGAAGTGGTTTTAAAGTGGCTTATAAAGAAGGAGATGTCACCACAGATATTGAAGAACTAGGCAAAGAAGTAAGCAAAAGATTTAAAGAATTCTGTAAAAAAAGAGGAAAGGATTTAGAGCTTTGGTTTGAACCAGGCAAATTCTTGGTTTCTGAAGCAGGCTATTTCCTTTCAAAGGTGAATGTGATCAAAACCACTCCAGCCACTGTTTTTGTTGGTCTAGATACAGGAATGAATCATTTATTGCGCCCTATGATGTATGATGCTTATCATCACATTGAAAATATTTCCAATCCATCTGATACTCAAAGAGTTTATACAGTTGTTGGATACATTTGTGAGACCGATACTTTTGGAACTGACAGAAGATTATCAGAGGTTAGAAAAGGTGATATTATTGCCATAAAAAATGCAGGGGCTTATGGATTTTCCATGGCTTCAAATTATAACTCTCGATACAGACCTGCAGAAGTTATGGTTCATAATGGAAAAGACCAGCTCATCCGGAAAAGAGAGTCTTTAGATGATTTATTGAAAAACCAAGTAATTGTTGATTTTGAATAA
- a CDS encoding cation:proton antiporter domain-containing protein, producing MILAASVDIPILSDIVVILGLSIFVILLFRKLKVPPIIGFLITGIIAGPYGFQLIDATEGVKVFAEIGVILLLFIIGIEFSIKSLISIKRAVFIGGTVQVVGTILLVMLIALNTGFDWSAAVFLGFLFSLSSTAIVLKIIQDKGETTTPHGKTILAILIFQDIIVVPMMLFTPLLAGESQNIWMEILMMVLKAAFLIAFVLVSARYIVPWLFYQIAKTRSKELFILVIVLICFSIAWLSAALGLSLALGAFLAGLIVSESEYSHQAASNILPFHELFTSFFFVSIGMLLDIFFVADHFFIILGLMVATVIGKSLIATLAGAMLGYPGRTSYRIGFSIFQVGEFAFILSTVGITYAVISDLTYQYFLSVSLFTMGITPFMMSISPKLADKLAASKLASKLGSKTQKMFFSFPTNPEDASETPEEELDKHIVIIGFGLNGQNVAKAAKSAGIPYVICEMNPDTIKKYKALGEPIHYGDAIQAEVLKGLGVYKAKVVVIAISDPLATKRIVTQIREISNTIHIIVRTRFIAETEENLRLGADEVIPEEFETSVEIFTRVLNQYFIPQKKIKEFVRNVRADNYEMLRGVIKRNPMQKLTEEFPNLTTACYDIEKDNDDITDKPIAETNIRHKFGVTVIGLKRNGDLTTQIGPETTPKKGDTIFVFGKPDDLEQFYDKISI from the coding sequence ATGATATTAGCTGCTAGTGTAGATATTCCTATTTTAAGTGACATAGTAGTCATTTTAGGGCTTTCTATTTTTGTAATTCTCCTTTTCCGTAAATTAAAAGTGCCGCCAATTATCGGTTTTCTGATTACAGGTATAATTGCAGGGCCTTATGGTTTTCAATTAATTGATGCAACAGAAGGTGTAAAAGTATTTGCAGAAATTGGTGTAATCCTACTTCTTTTCATTATTGGAATTGAATTCTCCATCAAAAGCTTAATATCCATCAAGCGGGCAGTTTTCATTGGAGGGACGGTTCAAGTGGTGGGTACCATTTTATTGGTAATGTTAATTGCTCTCAATACTGGCTTCGATTGGAGCGCGGCTGTTTTTCTTGGTTTTCTTTTCTCTTTAAGTAGTACAGCCATTGTCCTTAAAATCATTCAAGATAAAGGAGAAACCACTACACCACATGGTAAAACCATTTTAGCCATTTTAATTTTCCAGGATATTATAGTGGTACCTATGATGTTATTTACTCCTCTTTTAGCAGGAGAATCACAAAATATTTGGATGGAAATCCTCATGATGGTGCTAAAAGCAGCATTTTTAATAGCTTTTGTATTAGTGAGTGCTCGTTATATAGTTCCTTGGTTATTCTATCAAATTGCTAAAACCAGAAGTAAAGAGTTGTTTATTTTGGTCATAGTATTGATTTGTTTCTCAATAGCTTGGTTGAGTGCAGCATTAGGACTATCGCTTGCATTGGGTGCCTTTTTAGCGGGGTTAATTGTTTCTGAATCTGAATATAGTCATCAGGCAGCAAGCAATATTCTTCCCTTTCACGAGCTGTTTACATCCTTTTTCTTCGTGTCAATTGGAATGCTTTTGGATATCTTTTTCGTGGCCGATCACTTTTTTATAATCTTAGGCTTAATGGTGGCAACTGTAATTGGAAAATCCTTAATTGCCACATTAGCAGGTGCCATGTTAGGTTATCCAGGAAGGACTTCCTACAGGATAGGATTCTCTATTTTTCAAGTTGGTGAGTTTGCTTTTATTTTATCAACAGTCGGGATCACTTATGCGGTAATTTCTGATTTGACTTATCAATATTTCCTTTCTGTATCTTTATTCACAATGGGAATTACTCCCTTTATGATGAGTATTTCACCAAAATTGGCTGATAAATTAGCTGCCAGTAAATTGGCCTCCAAATTAGGCAGTAAAACTCAAAAAATGTTTTTCTCATTTCCTACTAATCCAGAAGATGCTAGCGAAACACCTGAGGAAGAATTGGACAAACACATTGTCATCATAGGATTTGGATTGAATGGTCAAAATGTGGCTAAAGCAGCAAAAAGCGCAGGCATTCCTTATGTGATTTGTGAAATGAATCCTGATACCATTAAGAAATATAAAGCTTTAGGTGAGCCTATTCATTACGGAGATGCCATTCAAGCTGAGGTTTTAAAAGGACTAGGAGTTTATAAAGCTAAGGTTGTAGTGATTGCAATTTCTGACCCATTAGCCACTAAACGGATAGTTACACAAATCAGGGAGATTAGCAATACTATCCATATTATTGTAAGGACTAGGTTCATAGCTGAAACAGAAGAAAATTTACGTTTAGGAGCAGATGAAGTGATCCCTGAAGAATTTGAAACTTCAGTAGAAATTTTTACCAGGGTATTGAATCAATATTTCATCCCTCAGAAAAAAATTAAAGAATTTGTTCGAAATGTAAGAGCAGATAATTACGAAATGTTAAGAGGCGTAATTAAAAGAAATCCTATGCAGAAGTTAACAGAGGAGTTCCCCAATTTAACTACTGCCTGCTATGATATAGAAAAAGATAATGACGATATTACGGATAAACCGATAGCGGAAACTAACATTCGACATAAGTTTGGTGTTACAGTCATTGGACTAAAAAGAAATGGAGACTTAACCACACAAATAGGCCCTGAAACCACTCCAAAAAAAGGGGATACTATTTTTGTATTTGGTAAACCCGATGATTTGGAACAATTTTACGACAAAATTAGCATCTAA